From the Arvicola amphibius chromosome 2, mArvAmp1.2, whole genome shotgun sequence genome, one window contains:
- the Xrcc2 gene encoding DNA repair protein XRCC2, with product MCSDFLKAESGTELLARLEGRSSLKELEPSLFADEDSPVHGDILEFHGPEGTGKTEMLYHLTARCILPKSEGGLQIEVLFIDTDYHFDMLRLVTVLEHRLSRSSEEAIKLCLGRLFLAYCSSSMQLLLTLHSLEALFCGHPSLCLLIIDSLSAFYWTDRASGGESMALQESTLKKCSQLLERLVTQYRLLLVATTQSLMQKASDPAQGPSSSKLPGDGALDYRAYLCKAWQKAVKHRVIFSREDQSESSRFLLVSHHLKSNSLKKHTFMIRESGVEFC from the exons ATGTGTAGCGACTTTCTCAAAGCCGAATCCGGGACGGAG cTCCTTGCCCGGCTTGAAGGAAGGAGCTCCTTGAAAGAACTCGAACCCAGCCTGTTTGCTGATGAAGATTCACCAGTGCATG GTGATATTCTCGAATTTCATGGTCCAGAAGGAACGGGAAAAACGGAAATGCTTTATCACTTAACAGCCCGGTGTATACTTCCAAAATCAGAGGGCGGACTGCAAATAGAGGTCTTATTTATCGATACAGACTACCACTTTGACATGCTCCGCCTCGTGACGGTTCTCGAGCACAGGCTGTCGCGGAGCTCGGAGGAAGCCATCAAGCTCTGCCTGGGGAGGCTCTTCCTGGCCTACTGCAGTAGTAGCATGCAGTTACTGCTCACGCTGCACTCGCTGGAGGCGCTCTTCTGTGGccacccctccctctgcctcctcatcaTCGATAGCCTGTCGGCTTTCTACTGGACGGACCGCGCCAGTGGAGGAGAAAGCATGGCCCTGCAGGAATCGACCCTGAAGAAGTGTTCTCAGCTCCTGGAGAGACTCGTCACTCAGTACCGCTTGCTGCTAGTCGCCACAACGCAAAGTCTAATGCAGAAAGCCTCGGACCCCGCACAGGGGCCCTCTTCCTCCAAGCTTCCAGGCGACGGGGCCCTGGACTACAGAGCCTATCTCTGCAAGGCCTGGCAGAAGGCTGTGAAGCACAGAGTCATCTTCTCCAGAGAGGACCAGTCAGAGAGCAGCCGCTTCTTGTTGGTTTcacatcatttaaaaagtaacagtttaaaaaaacacactTTTATGATCAGAGAAAGTGGGGTGGAGTTTTGTTGA